From Bacillus kexueae, a single genomic window includes:
- a CDS encoding L-lactate permease, giving the protein MNSILFTIFALIPIVSVFTFLVILKWPANRAMPISLVLTAVTAYFLWGTSSQIIFAATLNGVVTTLEIMLIVFGAVLLLNTIKQSGAISTIREGFIHISPDRRIQAIIIAWLFGAFIEGAAGFGTPAAIAAPLLVAIGFPAMAAVLVALIIQSTPVSFGAIGTPILVGVNGSLADQPRVESALQTLDYSSYLLKITANVGLFHMLVGIFIPLFMVGMLTRFFGKNRSFVEGLKVWKFALFAGAAFTLPYYLIAVYLGPEFPSLVGALIGMMIVIPAAKRGLFIPTKENIFEFENRADWEAEWIGRLNNENTDISNTQQGNISLLRAWIPYVLVAFLLVLTRITPEIKSFLTADFVTFKIEQLFGTTIGIKTSPLYVPGTIFIIISITTFYLHRMKKNSYKKAWKDSFQTTVSAGTALIFAVPMIKIFLNTQTEQLTSMPLYLAENLAQLVGPLWPVFAPTIGALGAFIAGSNTFSNMMFSIFQFGAAQNIGLDVHDASYVVALQAIGGAAGNMICVHNVVAASATVGLIGKEGQLIRKALIPMSYYVLAAGIIGMAIITGGINLWYLAYGLLIFSYLLFMKNSKGSRNLLKGKNHLSA; this is encoded by the coding sequence TTGAATTCGATTCTCTTTACCATTTTTGCTCTCATTCCTATCGTCAGCGTTTTTACGTTTCTAGTCATTTTAAAATGGCCAGCAAATCGTGCAATGCCAATCTCACTTGTTCTTACCGCCGTTACAGCCTACTTTCTATGGGGGACAAGCAGTCAAATTATTTTTGCTGCAACTTTAAACGGTGTCGTTACAACACTTGAAATCATGCTCATTGTCTTCGGAGCAGTGTTATTGTTAAACACGATTAAACAAAGTGGTGCAATATCAACAATTCGAGAAGGATTCATTCATATTTCCCCTGATCGAAGAATTCAGGCAATAATCATTGCATGGCTGTTTGGGGCTTTCATCGAAGGAGCAGCCGGCTTTGGAACACCAGCTGCGATAGCCGCTCCACTTCTTGTTGCAATTGGATTTCCAGCAATGGCTGCCGTCTTAGTTGCCCTAATTATCCAAAGTACACCTGTATCTTTCGGAGCGATTGGGACACCTATTTTAGTTGGTGTCAACGGAAGCTTGGCAGATCAACCTCGAGTGGAGAGCGCTTTACAAACCTTGGATTATTCTTCCTATCTATTAAAAATCACAGCAAATGTTGGACTGTTTCATATGCTTGTAGGTATTTTCATTCCTTTATTTATGGTTGGAATGCTAACAAGATTCTTCGGGAAAAATCGTTCATTTGTTGAAGGGCTAAAAGTATGGAAATTTGCTTTATTTGCTGGGGCAGCTTTTACCTTACCATATTACTTGATTGCTGTTTACTTAGGACCTGAATTTCCTTCTTTAGTTGGTGCACTCATTGGAATGATGATTGTGATACCCGCAGCCAAAAGAGGTTTATTTATACCAACTAAGGAAAATATTTTTGAGTTTGAAAACCGTGCGGATTGGGAGGCAGAATGGATAGGTCGACTAAATAATGAAAATACAGATATAAGTAACACACAACAAGGAAATATATCTCTACTTCGTGCCTGGATTCCGTATGTATTAGTCGCATTTCTACTTGTTTTGACCCGCATTACCCCTGAAATAAAATCTTTTTTAACTGCAGACTTTGTCACGTTTAAAATCGAGCAACTGTTTGGGACAACTATAGGTATTAAAACATCTCCATTATACGTACCTGGGACTATCTTTATCATCATATCAATCACCACATTTTACCTACATCGTATGAAGAAAAACTCATATAAAAAAGCGTGGAAGGATTCCTTTCAGACGACAGTCAGCGCAGGAACTGCATTAATTTTTGCTGTGCCGATGATTAAGATTTTTCTTAATACCCAAACAGAGCAATTGACTAGCATGCCACTTTATTTAGCTGAAAATTTAGCTCAACTAGTCGGTCCATTGTGGCCAGTTTTTGCACCTACCATCGGTGCTTTAGGAGCTTTTATCGCCGGTAGTAACACATTCAGTAATATGATGTTTTCCATTTTCCAATTCGGAGCGGCACAAAACATTGGATTAGACGTTCATGATGCAAGTTATGTGGTTGCACTTCAAGCTATTGGAGGCGCAGCTGGAAATATGATTTGTGTTCATAATGTCGTAGCTGCCTCTGCAACTGTCGGTCTAATAGGTAAGGAAGGCCAACTCATTCGAAAAGCACTAATTCCTATGAGTTATTATGTTTTAGCAGCAGGAATTATCGGTATGGCAATTATTACTGGAGGTATAAACCTTTGGTATCTTGCATATGGTCTTCTCATATTCAGTTATCTATTATTCATGAAAAATAGCAAAGGAAGTAGGAATCTATTGAAGGGGAAAAATCATTTAAGCGCGTAA
- a CDS encoding tetratricopeptide repeat protein, with product MVIELQNAVRLHDDGKYDEALHQLLHILPQYPEDALLQYHIACCYDAMGQESKAIPYYEKAIELGLNREKQKYALINLGSTLRALGHYHQSKEIFEKGLNEFPNSDVMKIFYSMTLYNLKYHEQAMEILLKAVLRKSDCKEIQAYRRAIEFYSNKLGEVWD from the coding sequence ATGGTAATAGAATTACAGAATGCCGTTCGCTTACATGATGATGGTAAATATGACGAAGCATTACATCAGCTATTACACATCTTGCCTCAATATCCTGAAGATGCATTATTGCAATATCACATTGCATGCTGTTATGACGCAATGGGACAAGAATCAAAAGCAATCCCCTATTATGAAAAGGCGATTGAACTAGGCCTCAATCGAGAAAAACAAAAATATGCGCTAATTAACTTAGGAAGTACCCTTCGAGCACTTGGACACTACCATCAGTCAAAAGAAATTTTTGAAAAAGGTCTTAACGAGTTTCCGAACAGCGATGTCATGAAAATATTTTATTCAATGACTTTATATAACTTAAAATATCATGAACAGGCTATGGAAATATTATTGAAAGCAGTTTTACGCAAAAGCGATTGCAAAGAGATTCAAGCTTACAGGCGAGCAATTGAATTTTACTCAAATAAGTTAGGTGAGGTCTGGGACTGA
- a CDS encoding ISL3 family transposase, giving the protein MKYSTISMPGLEELIITQMEEIEGVIHLHVSVPRRRHQCPACGDWIHKVHDYRIQKVKHLKLFERTTYLFYRKRRYACPCGKRFAEKNGFVERYQRHSIEWNQALGLRVIQGKSFKDTAAQFRTSQTTCIRRFDQISASYLKETEELPEVIAIDEYKGDTNEGKYQLIIADGETGKPLDILPNRSVHTFKRYLQQKGAKVKIVIMDMSYHFKSAVNQALGNPLIIADRFHYCRYIYWALDRVRKRIQKEFHAYDRKKCKRLRHIFFKPYEKLTDKQRWYLARYLGFSESLRTAYGLKERFRKWFIRAKEVGKTDMSRVKKELYAFYEQVEASGIKEFMDAIQTLKNWQVEILNSFAFEYNNGFIEGLNNQTKVIKRNAFGFKRYDRFRLKILLHHQLKNRMIFKWGEE; this is encoded by the coding sequence ATGAAGTATTCTACCATATCAATGCCTGGATTAGAAGAGTTGATTATCACACAGATGGAGGAAATTGAGGGGGTAATCCACCTTCATGTTTCTGTCCCCCGAAGAAGACATCAATGTCCGGCATGTGGAGATTGGATCCATAAGGTTCATGATTATCGAATTCAGAAGGTAAAGCACTTAAAACTATTTGAACGAACGACCTATCTGTTCTATCGAAAACGTCGGTATGCATGTCCTTGTGGAAAGCGATTTGCGGAAAAGAATGGATTTGTTGAACGGTATCAACGCCATTCCATTGAATGGAATCAAGCGTTAGGGTTAAGGGTGATTCAAGGAAAGAGCTTTAAAGATACGGCAGCTCAATTTCGTACCTCTCAGACAACGTGTATCCGTCGATTCGATCAAATTTCTGCTTCGTATTTAAAGGAGACAGAGGAATTACCAGAGGTGATTGCGATTGATGAGTACAAGGGGGACACGAATGAAGGAAAGTATCAGTTAATCATAGCTGATGGGGAAACAGGCAAACCTCTTGATATCTTACCGAACCGGTCTGTCCATACATTCAAAAGGTACTTACAACAAAAAGGAGCGAAGGTCAAAATCGTCATCATGGACATGAGTTATCATTTCAAGTCCGCTGTCAATCAAGCTTTAGGAAATCCTCTTATCATTGCGGATCGATTCCACTACTGTCGATATATTTACTGGGCTCTTGATCGTGTCCGTAAGCGAATCCAAAAGGAATTTCATGCTTATGACCGTAAGAAATGTAAGCGATTAAGGCATATCTTCTTTAAGCCCTATGAGAAACTAACAGATAAACAGCGTTGGTATTTGGCAAGATATTTAGGTTTTTCTGAAAGCTTACGAACAGCTTATGGACTAAAGGAACGTTTTAGGAAATGGTTCATACGTGCAAAAGAGGTCGGAAAGACCGATATGAGTAGGGTGAAAAAGGAGCTGTATGCTTTTTACGAACAAGTAGAGGCATCGGGAATAAAAGAGTTTATGGACGCAATTCAAACACTTAAGAACTGGCAAGTGGAAATTTTAAATAGTTTTGCCTTTGAATATAACAACGGATTTATAGAAGGATTAAACAATCAAACAAAAGTAATTAAACGGAATGCGTTTGGGTTTAAACGTTATGATCGCTTCCGATTAAAGATATTATTACATCATCAATTGAAAAATCGTATGATATTCAAGTGGGGTGAGGAGTAA
- a CDS encoding aldo/keto reductase, producing the protein MVKSLQDTVTLHNGVEMPWFGLGVFKVEDGNEAIHSVKMALEVGYRSIDTAAIYENEEGVGQGIRESGVPREEIFVTSKVWNSDQGYESTLQAFQATLDRLGLDYLDLYLIHWPVEGKYKETWKALEHLYKEGKVRAIGVSNFHIHHLEDLMKDAEIKPMVNQVELHPRLAQKELREYCEKHGIQMEAWSPLMQGKLLDNEVLVEIGEKYGKTPAQVILRWDLQSGIITIPKSIKRERIIQNASIFDFELSKEDMDRIDALNKDERVGPDPDNFDF; encoded by the coding sequence ATGGTCAAAAGCTTACAAGATACAGTTACATTACATAACGGTGTTGAAATGCCATGGTTTGGTTTAGGTGTTTTTAAAGTAGAAGATGGAAATGAAGCGATTCATTCAGTCAAAATGGCTTTAGAAGTGGGCTACCGAAGCATTGACACAGCCGCAATCTATGAGAATGAAGAGGGTGTAGGCCAAGGAATTCGTGAATCTGGCGTACCCCGTGAAGAAATTTTTGTGACTAGTAAAGTATGGAATAGTGATCAAGGCTATGAATCTACACTACAAGCTTTCCAAGCGACACTTGATCGACTCGGATTAGACTACTTAGATCTTTACTTAATCCACTGGCCTGTGGAAGGAAAATATAAAGAAACGTGGAAGGCATTAGAACACTTATATAAAGAAGGAAAAGTACGTGCAATTGGTGTAAGTAATTTCCATATCCACCATTTAGAAGATTTAATGAAAGATGCAGAAATTAAACCGATGGTCAACCAAGTAGAATTACACCCGCGCCTAGCTCAAAAAGAGTTACGAGAGTACTGTGAAAAACACGGTATTCAAATGGAAGCATGGTCGCCATTAATGCAAGGAAAATTATTAGACAACGAAGTGCTTGTTGAAATCGGTGAAAAGTATGGAAAAACGCCTGCACAAGTAATCCTTCGTTGGGATTTACAATCAGGTATTATCACCATTCCAAAATCAATTAAGCGCGAGCGCATTATCCAAAACGCATCGATTTTCGATTTTGAACTTTCTAAAGAAGATATGGATCGAATTGATGCGCTAAACAAAGATGAGCGCGTCGGCCCAGATCCTGATAACTTTGATTTTTAA
- a CDS encoding NAD(P)H-dependent oxidoreductase, which translates to MKTLIIFAHPKPASFNGAILQACLNKLQEKNHEIRIRDLYEMNFNPILKDDGFTVKSSTSIPATVRTEQEHLLWAQNLLFIFPTWWGGMPAILKGYFDRVFTNGFAFEFQAAGSKGLLMNRKAMIFQTTSHPKESLKPYQLISSIETIIDVGILQFCGIETLAHKFFYSVPYVDNQTRENMLKEVEDIVELL; encoded by the coding sequence GTGAAGACACTTATCATCTTTGCACATCCAAAACCAGCGAGTTTTAACGGCGCAATTCTTCAAGCATGTCTAAATAAACTTCAAGAAAAAAACCATGAAATTCGTATTCGAGACTTATACGAGATGAACTTTAACCCCATCTTAAAAGATGATGGTTTTACAGTAAAATCCTCGACCTCCATTCCAGCGACTGTTCGTACAGAGCAAGAGCACTTATTGTGGGCGCAAAATTTACTGTTTATTTTTCCAACATGGTGGGGTGGAATGCCAGCGATTTTAAAAGGGTATTTCGATCGTGTTTTTACGAATGGATTTGCATTTGAGTTTCAGGCAGCTGGTTCCAAAGGTTTATTGATGAATCGGAAAGCGATGATTTTTCAAACGACCTCTCATCCAAAAGAGAGTCTCAAACCGTATCAACTCATTTCTTCAATTGAAACGATTATCGACGTCGGAATTTTACAGTTTTGTGGAATTGAAACACTTGCTCATAAGTTTTTTTATTCTGTCCCATATGTAGATAATCAAACGAGGGAAAATATGCTAAAGGAAGTAGAGGACATTGTTGAATTATTGTAA
- a CDS encoding 5'-nucleotidase C-terminal domain-containing protein, which produces MSFANKSLQKTLLLLLAITLAIFPVLPNIAQAEPTGSIDLFFSEYVEGSSNNKAIEIYNGTGNTVDLSNYSIELYSNGSTDTTATHQLNGTLANKAVYVLVHPSANATLQEKAHETSTVTNFNGNDALVLKKGNQIIDTFYTVGQSETIAKDVTLTRKSHVTTGSNSFTLDEWQTHSIDTFNFLGAHSTSETQQQVEAVQSSPQQGMISKDTKVSLSTPTEQATIYFTTDGSDPTTSSTPYTTPIQFTQDTTIKAIAVKDGMEASTIQTFTYLIEKDLDIHDIQGTSHSSPYVGQTVTQIDGIVTHIDGDNIYMQEKNPDDDLKTSEGLLVYKRDHSVKIGDHISVDGQVKEYVLDGYSDKLETDLTFTEIAATNIEVLSSGNVLPEPVILGKNGRVIPDKIIDNDRFTAFDPEEDAIDFYESLEGMRVQLNNAVVVGPQKYGDLSVVVDNGTSQVRTNAGGYKLTKEDPNPEILYVEVGNNFVAKVGDSFNGAITGVLSYDYGTFKVYRNTNEALPSLQDGGLQPETTTIEANSEHLTVATYNLENFSAQSDEQKVTRIATSIVNQLKSPDIIALVEVQDNDGSANSGNTSADASYTRLINKIRDMGGPSYHFTDIAPENNQDGGQPGGNIRVGYIYNPDRVQLTAGQKGTATEAVTYQNGKLSKNPGRIAPDKFQDTRKPLAAQFEFNGEEVVVIAAHLNSKRGDYPLFGKIQPPTLGSEAERIELATEINQFVKAIESDNQKANVIVLGDLNDFEFSKPLDVLKGSELTNLVDHLPESERWTYNYRGNSQALDHILVSNHLAKDAEIDIVHINSPFMEAHGRASDHDPVLAQIDLTPNKVINILHTNDSHARVFEGKYDGMGFAKLSTLIKQFEQENEHTLLLDAGDTFHGTTFATLEEGSSIVKIMNEIGYDSMAAGNHDFNYGFKRLLELEEMADFPVLSANVFYEETGELVLDPYTIREVNGVTFGIFGLSTPETHYKTHPKNVEGLKFTDPVEAAKKMVAELQGKNVDVIVALTHLGTDASSTDTSLKVAQGAPGIDLIVDGHSHTIDDLENSGTLIVSAGEYLKNLGVVEIVFNEKNEIVSREASLITKEDAANIEPDPAVQAVIDTIQLAQEEILAEEIGTTLVKLDGEREQVRAGETNLGNLITDAMLEETGADIALTNGGGIRASIDKGVITIGDVITVLPFGNYIQTLEVPGSIIKEALENGVSDFPEVKGAFPHVAGMTFAIDINKPKGERVHSIKIHGKPIDLNKMYTLATNDFLAAGGDEYTMFANFEVTGDYAALDEAVIQYIKKRGTIEPKVENRIVSATTPSESHRDDNTENIITPKINNGKASISKKDFEAFDPSKDIKVELGNAQSVVLELTEEQVKALKENKQLLRITNNQVELQIPSQILPDGKVSIQLKRLEDVKEAVSATYDFTIIDQNGNAIHQFDTPVILTFTVDLDNIQNTDQLNVYYYNEQRKVWEQLLGSVYKAGKVTASTDHFSIFAVFERTEASYPAVESTSDSLTNSNGSTNGNTLSAPTNKEYSLPNTATSTYNLMAWGFITLALGGVLILIQKRKEKHSS; this is translated from the coding sequence ATGTCTTTTGCAAACAAAAGTCTTCAAAAGACCTTGTTGTTGCTCTTGGCGATTACCCTAGCAATTTTCCCTGTATTACCAAATATCGCCCAAGCAGAACCGACTGGGTCAATCGATTTATTTTTTTCAGAATATGTAGAAGGTTCTAGCAACAACAAAGCAATCGAAATTTATAATGGGACTGGAAACACGGTCGATTTAAGCAATTACTCTATTGAATTGTACTCTAATGGGAGTACGGATACGACAGCTACACATCAGTTGAATGGAACATTAGCTAACAAAGCCGTCTATGTCCTCGTTCATCCGAGCGCAAACGCTACACTACAAGAGAAAGCCCATGAGACTAGCACTGTTACAAACTTTAATGGCAACGATGCTCTCGTTTTAAAGAAAGGCAATCAAATCATTGACACTTTCTATACAGTAGGACAAAGCGAAACAATCGCAAAAGATGTAACACTTACGAGAAAATCACATGTAACGACAGGTTCAAACTCCTTTACATTGGATGAGTGGCAAACTCACTCCATAGATACTTTCAATTTTTTAGGGGCACATTCAACTTCAGAAACGCAACAACAAGTCGAAGCAGTTCAATCTTCTCCACAACAAGGAATGATTTCAAAGGATACTAAAGTATCACTTTCAACCCCTACTGAACAGGCAACAATCTACTTCACCACAGATGGAAGTGATCCTACAACATCATCGACTCCATACACCACGCCAATTCAGTTTACACAAGATACAACCATAAAAGCAATCGCTGTAAAAGATGGGATGGAAGCAAGCACAATTCAAACATTTACGTATCTCATTGAAAAGGATTTGGACATCCATGATATTCAAGGGACTAGCCATTCCTCCCCTTATGTTGGACAAACAGTCACACAGATTGATGGCATTGTCACACATATCGATGGTGACAACATTTACATGCAAGAAAAAAATCCAGACGACGATTTGAAAACATCTGAAGGGCTTCTCGTGTATAAACGCGACCATTCTGTCAAAATTGGAGATCACATTTCAGTAGATGGACAAGTCAAAGAATATGTTCTTGATGGTTATTCAGACAAGCTCGAGACCGATTTAACCTTTACTGAAATTGCGGCTACCAATATAGAAGTTCTTTCTTCAGGAAATGTGCTTCCAGAGCCAGTTATCCTAGGCAAAAATGGACGAGTCATTCCGGACAAAATCATTGATAACGATCGCTTTACTGCATTTGATCCAGAAGAAGATGCCATAGATTTTTATGAAAGTTTAGAAGGGATGCGTGTTCAACTTAATAACGCTGTCGTTGTAGGACCGCAAAAATACGGGGACCTTTCTGTCGTCGTGGACAACGGGACAAGTCAAGTAAGGACAAACGCTGGCGGTTATAAGCTAACAAAAGAAGATCCCAATCCAGAGATATTATATGTTGAAGTGGGAAATAATTTTGTCGCAAAGGTCGGAGATTCCTTTAACGGAGCCATTACCGGAGTATTAAGCTATGACTATGGAACGTTTAAAGTGTACCGCAATACAAACGAAGCACTTCCATCTCTTCAAGATGGCGGGCTACAACCAGAGACGACAACCATTGAAGCCAACTCTGAGCATTTAACCGTGGCAACCTATAATCTAGAAAACTTCTCCGCTCAATCAGACGAGCAAAAGGTGACACGAATTGCAACATCCATTGTGAATCAATTAAAATCACCCGATATTATCGCCCTTGTCGAAGTGCAAGATAATGATGGTTCAGCAAACAGTGGAAATACGAGTGCTGATGCCTCTTACACGCGATTAATCAATAAAATTCGAGATATGGGTGGACCGTCTTATCATTTTACAGATATTGCTCCGGAAAATAATCAAGACGGTGGGCAACCAGGCGGTAACATTCGTGTTGGGTATATTTACAACCCTGATCGTGTTCAATTAACAGCAGGGCAAAAAGGAACAGCGACCGAAGCTGTAACTTATCAAAATGGAAAGCTATCTAAAAATCCTGGTCGTATAGCACCTGATAAGTTCCAAGATACGCGTAAACCTCTCGCTGCCCAGTTTGAGTTTAACGGTGAGGAAGTTGTGGTCATTGCTGCTCATTTAAACTCAAAAAGAGGCGATTACCCGTTATTTGGAAAAATTCAACCTCCAACACTCGGAAGTGAAGCCGAAAGAATTGAGCTAGCGACGGAAATCAACCAGTTTGTCAAAGCGATTGAATCTGATAATCAAAAAGCGAACGTTATTGTATTAGGAGATTTAAATGATTTCGAGTTTTCTAAACCACTAGACGTGCTAAAAGGTTCCGAGCTTACGAACTTAGTAGATCATTTACCAGAATCAGAACGGTGGACGTACAACTACCGTGGGAACTCGCAAGCACTCGATCATATACTTGTATCCAATCATTTAGCGAAAGATGCTGAAATTGATATTGTGCACATCAACTCTCCGTTCATGGAAGCGCACGGACGAGCAAGTGACCATGATCCGGTGTTAGCTCAAATCGACCTTACACCGAATAAAGTCATAAACATTTTACACACGAACGATTCTCATGCACGTGTGTTTGAAGGAAAGTATGATGGCATGGGATTTGCGAAGTTATCGACTTTAATTAAGCAATTTGAACAAGAAAATGAACATACTCTCCTTCTCGATGCAGGGGATACGTTTCACGGCACTACGTTTGCAACACTCGAAGAAGGAAGCAGTATAGTCAAAATTATGAACGAGATTGGTTACGACAGTATGGCTGCTGGAAATCACGACTTTAACTATGGATTTAAGCGCTTATTAGAACTAGAAGAAATGGCAGACTTCCCTGTTTTAAGCGCTAACGTCTTTTATGAAGAGACAGGTGAACTCGTACTTGACCCTTATACAATCCGTGAAGTTAATGGTGTAACTTTTGGGATTTTCGGATTATCAACCCCTGAGACCCACTATAAAACTCACCCGAAAAACGTTGAAGGGTTAAAGTTTACAGACCCCGTTGAAGCAGCAAAGAAAATGGTAGCTGAGCTACAAGGGAAAAACGTTGACGTCATTGTAGCGCTCACTCACTTAGGAACGGACGCATCTAGTACGGATACAAGCTTAAAGGTAGCGCAAGGGGCACCTGGAATCGACCTCATCGTTGATGGGCATAGCCATACGATTGATGATTTAGAAAATAGTGGAACGTTAATTGTAAGTGCAGGCGAGTATTTGAAAAATCTTGGTGTAGTCGAGATTGTGTTTAATGAAAAGAACGAAATCGTATCTCGAGAAGCTTCTCTTATAACGAAAGAAGACGCCGCCAATATTGAGCCAGACCCAGCGGTTCAAGCAGTTATTGATACTATTCAATTAGCACAAGAAGAAATTTTAGCAGAAGAGATTGGAACTACTCTTGTAAAGCTTGATGGTGAACGTGAGCAAGTAAGAGCTGGGGAAACCAACTTAGGCAACTTAATCACCGATGCTATGTTAGAAGAAACAGGGGCTGATATTGCTCTAACAAATGGTGGAGGAATTCGTGCTTCCATTGATAAAGGTGTCATTACGATAGGTGATGTTATAACGGTTCTCCCTTTCGGTAACTACATTCAGACACTCGAAGTACCGGGCTCTATCATAAAAGAAGCACTGGAAAACGGAGTTAGCGATTTTCCTGAAGTAAAAGGAGCCTTTCCTCATGTTGCGGGCATGACATTTGCCATTGATATTAATAAGCCGAAGGGTGAGCGCGTACATTCGATAAAAATTCATGGCAAGCCAATTGATCTGAATAAAATGTACACCCTTGCGACGAATGATTTCTTAGCAGCTGGTGGCGACGAATACACCATGTTTGCGAATTTTGAAGTAACGGGAGATTATGCCGCTCTCGATGAAGCGGTCATCCAATACATTAAGAAGCGAGGAACGATAGAACCAAAGGTGGAAAATCGAATTGTATCCGCTACAACGCCAAGTGAAAGCCATCGTGACGACAATACAGAAAATATCATTACTCCAAAAATTAATAACGGGAAAGCTTCTATTTCCAAGAAGGATTTCGAAGCTTTTGATCCATCAAAGGATATAAAAGTAGAACTCGGAAACGCTCAATCGGTTGTATTGGAATTAACAGAAGAACAAGTGAAAGCGTTGAAAGAAAATAAACAATTGTTACGAATCACGAATAATCAAGTCGAATTACAAATTCCTTCTCAAATTTTACCTGACGGAAAAGTTTCTATTCAGTTAAAGCGATTAGAGGATGTAAAAGAAGCAGTGAGTGCAACGTATGATTTCACCATCATTGATCAAAACGGGAACGCTATTCATCAATTTGATACACCAGTAATCCTCACATTTACTGTTGATTTAGATAACATACAAAACACAGATCAACTAAATGTATATTACTATAACGAACAACGTAAAGTGTGGGAACAACTATTAGGAAGTGTATATAAAGCAGGGAAAGTAACAGCATCTACTGACCATTTTAGTATTTTCGCAGTCTTTGAGAGAACAGAAGCGTCTTATCCTGCCGTTGAATCAACGAGTGACAGCTTGACAAACAGTAACGGAAGTACAAATGGAAATACGCTATCAGCTCCAACAAATAAAGAATATTCCTTGCCAAACACAGCAACTTCTACGTATAACTTGATGGCATGGGGATTTATCACGCTTGCTTTAGGTGGTGTTCTCATCCTCATTCAAAAAAGAAAAGAAAAACATTCATCATAA
- a CDS encoding DMT family transporter, which produces MAWLSLVGAGLFEVVGVIGITLINRKGGMWPILLLLFGMICSFTLLTLSMGTIPMGTAYAVWTGIGTAGSAVVGIWLFKEPADFKRLFFIAVVIVAVVGLKFIS; this is translated from the coding sequence ATGGCTTGGTTATCGTTAGTTGGGGCTGGGCTATTTGAAGTAGTTGGTGTCATCGGAATTACGTTAATTAACAGAAAAGGTGGAATGTGGCCTATTTTATTACTTTTGTTTGGCATGATTTGTAGTTTCACCTTATTAACACTGTCCATGGGAACTATTCCAATGGGTACAGCCTATGCTGTTTGGACGGGAATTGGTACTGCTGGGAGTGCAGTTGTTGGGATTTGGTTGTTTAAGGAGCCAGCGGACTTCAAACGGTTGTTTTTCATAGCTGTCGTAATTGTAGCAGTTGTTGGATTGAAATTTATTTCTTAA
- a CDS encoding DMT family transporter, with the protein MNRKWLLVLVASVFEVGWVIGLKHADNVWEWIITAIAMIVSFWALIYTSKFLPTSTVYAVFVGLGTAGTVAIEMFVFGERVDVLKLFFIGLLLFGVVGLKLVSNEKVGGNA; encoded by the coding sequence ATGAATCGTAAATGGCTTCTCGTTTTAGTAGCATCAGTATTTGAGGTAGGATGGGTGATTGGTTTAAAGCACGCTGACAATGTATGGGAATGGATAATCACAGCAATTGCAATGATTGTAAGCTTTTGGGCTCTCATTTATACATCGAAATTTTTGCCGACGAGCACTGTTTATGCAGTATTTGTTGGCTTAGGAACGGCAGGAACGGTGGCAATTGAAATGTTTGTATTCGGCGAACGAGTGGATGTCCTTAAATTATTTTTTATTGGTTTGTTACTGTTTGGTGTAGTGGGGCTGAAACTTGTATCAAATGAGAAGGTAGGAGGAAATGCTTAA